In one Desulfoferula mesophila genomic region, the following are encoded:
- a CDS encoding FAD-dependent oxidoreductase: MAQSKKVGAVMVVGAGIAGVQASLDLANAGYYVYLVEKTTAIGGRMAQLDKTFPTNDCAMCIISPKLVECGRHLNIEILTQAEVAAISGEPGDFQVEVHQEPRFVDMEACTACGDCIESCPVSLPNEFDQGLSQRKATFKRYAQAFPNAYGITKLDQAPCSVTCPANLNVQGYVQMAKVGKFAESLGIIMKDLPLPGTIGRICPHPCEDACRRLSVDEAIAIRDIKRLVADEVGVANVPQPEVEPRSEKVAIVGAGPAGLSCAYHLARGGIKSVIYEALPVAGGALATGVPAYRLPRQALAQEVAMIEGMGVEIKLNTPIGGDISFADLQNDYDAVFLGVGAPASFKLNVAGEDSANVATALGYLQDLSLGNAVPKGDNVVVVGGGNVAIDAARSALREGAANVTMVMLESEQECPASPWEVEEALEEGITMFHRRGVLAINTSGNQATALVLKKCTRVFDENKRFAPEFDESDTIELEADLIITAIGQRTDLSFLGEDSGLELTPRGTIAADPLTRATNLDKVFAGGDAVTGPWIAIGAVAAGRDAAISMLRKFDGLDLAEGRAKPELKPEDEQCFNPIPLDITIAPRAHMEIREADSRKGDFEQFELGLTAEQGQQEGERCLNCAVCCECFQCVEACKAHAPAHEQTARELTLNVGSVILAPGFEPFDPAIFDTYSYAKHPNVLSAMEFERVLSASGPYQGHLQRPSDGAEPKKIAWLQCVGSRDINHCDNGYCSAVCCMYAIKEAVIAKEHASEELDATIFFMDMRTYGKDFEKYYNRAENEKGVRFVRSRVHSVDPAEDDRLRIEYVTEDGEPKEEEFDMVVLSVGLQTGPEAIETAHRLGIDLTGYNFSETSSFAPVGTSREGIFACGAFAGPKDIPQAVMEASAAACVASLDLAEARGSLSKEVSYPMEKDVSDEQPRVGVFVCNCGINIGGIVDVPAVREYAATLPYVAFVDDNLFTCSQDTQNKIKEKIEENNLNRVVVASCSPRTHEPMFQETIREAGLNKYLFEMANIRDQDSWVHQGEPEKATAKAKDLVRMAVAKATLIEPLHQVELPLEKSAIVVGGGVAGMSAALNLAGAGYPVHLVEKSGELGGNARYLLNSWKGEAVAPYLEELVGKVNAQPNITVHLNSELTAFKGFVGNYVSSITAEGGKETTVEHGVIVLATGGHELRPSEYLYGQSDAVITSLEMDMELKGNPDAPKAWDSVAFIQCVGSREPERPYCSRLCCTHSVESAIKVKEANPEANVYILYRDIRTYGVREDLYKKAREAGVLFIRYNLDDKPQVSEEGGKLTVTATDHVLGRPVSFDVDRLVLAAAIVPNEVHKLAEAMKTPLNAEGFYLEAHAKLRPVDFATEGLYQAGLAHYPKPIDEAIAQANAAAGRAMTVLAKSVIRVGGVVATVDPKKCSVCLTCVRTCPYGVPKIVDGAAHIEVAQCYGCGACAAECPGKAITLQHFTDAQILAKERAAMN, translated from the coding sequence ATGGCACAAAGCAAGAAAGTCGGGGCGGTGATGGTAGTGGGCGCCGGTATCGCCGGCGTGCAGGCCTCGTTGGACCTGGCCAACGCGGGCTACTACGTCTACCTGGTGGAGAAAACCACGGCCATCGGCGGCCGCATGGCCCAACTGGACAAGACCTTCCCCACCAACGACTGCGCCATGTGCATTATCTCGCCCAAACTGGTGGAGTGCGGACGCCACCTGAACATCGAGATCCTCACCCAGGCCGAGGTGGCCGCCATCTCCGGCGAGCCCGGCGACTTCCAAGTGGAGGTGCACCAGGAGCCCCGCTTCGTGGACATGGAGGCCTGCACCGCCTGCGGCGACTGCATCGAGTCCTGTCCGGTGTCCTTGCCCAACGAGTTCGACCAGGGCCTGAGCCAGCGCAAGGCCACCTTCAAGCGCTACGCCCAGGCCTTCCCCAATGCCTACGGCATCACCAAGCTGGACCAAGCCCCCTGCTCGGTCACCTGCCCGGCCAACCTCAACGTGCAGGGCTACGTGCAGATGGCCAAGGTGGGCAAGTTCGCCGAGAGCCTGGGCATCATCATGAAGGACCTGCCCCTGCCCGGCACCATCGGGCGCATCTGCCCCCATCCTTGCGAGGACGCCTGCCGCCGCCTGAGCGTGGACGAGGCCATCGCCATCCGCGACATCAAGCGCCTGGTGGCCGACGAGGTGGGGGTGGCCAACGTGCCCCAGCCCGAGGTTGAGCCCCGGAGCGAAAAGGTGGCCATCGTGGGCGCCGGCCCGGCCGGCCTGTCCTGCGCCTACCACCTGGCCAGGGGCGGCATCAAGTCGGTGATCTACGAGGCCCTGCCCGTGGCCGGCGGCGCCCTGGCCACCGGCGTGCCCGCCTACCGCCTGCCCCGCCAGGCCCTGGCCCAGGAAGTGGCCATGATCGAGGGCATGGGGGTGGAGATCAAGCTCAACACCCCCATTGGGGGGGACATCAGCTTCGCGGACCTGCAAAACGACTACGACGCGGTGTTTTTGGGCGTGGGCGCCCCGGCCAGCTTCAAGCTGAACGTGGCCGGCGAGGACAGCGCCAACGTGGCCACCGCCCTGGGTTACCTGCAGGATCTCAGCCTGGGCAACGCGGTGCCCAAGGGCGACAACGTGGTGGTGGTGGGCGGCGGCAACGTGGCCATCGACGCCGCGCGCAGCGCCCTGCGCGAGGGCGCGGCCAACGTTACCATGGTCATGCTGGAGTCGGAACAAGAGTGCCCGGCCAGCCCCTGGGAGGTGGAAGAGGCCCTGGAAGAGGGCATCACCATGTTCCACCGCCGGGGCGTGTTGGCCATCAACACCAGCGGCAACCAGGCCACCGCCCTGGTGCTCAAGAAGTGCACCCGGGTCTTTGACGAGAACAAGCGCTTCGCGCCCGAGTTCGACGAGAGCGACACCATCGAGCTCGAGGCCGACCTGATCATCACCGCCATCGGCCAGCGCACCGACCTCTCCTTCCTGGGCGAGGACTCGGGGCTGGAACTGACCCCCCGAGGCACCATCGCCGCCGACCCCTTGACCCGGGCCACCAACCTGGACAAGGTCTTCGCCGGCGGCGACGCGGTCACCGGGCCCTGGATCGCCATCGGGGCGGTGGCCGCCGGACGCGACGCGGCCATCAGCATGCTGCGCAAGTTCGACGGCCTGGACCTGGCCGAAGGCCGGGCCAAGCCCGAGCTCAAGCCCGAGGACGAGCAGTGCTTCAACCCCATCCCACTGGATATCACCATCGCGCCCCGGGCCCATATGGAGATCCGCGAGGCCGACAGCCGCAAGGGCGACTTCGAGCAGTTCGAGCTGGGGCTCACCGCCGAGCAGGGACAGCAGGAGGGCGAGCGCTGCCTCAACTGCGCCGTGTGCTGCGAGTGCTTCCAGTGCGTGGAGGCCTGCAAGGCCCACGCCCCGGCCCACGAGCAGACGGCCCGCGAGCTGACCCTCAACGTGGGCAGCGTGATCCTGGCGCCGGGCTTCGAGCCCTTTGACCCGGCCATCTTCGACACCTACTCCTACGCCAAGCACCCCAACGTGCTCTCGGCCATGGAGTTCGAGCGGGTGCTAAGCGCCTCCGGCCCCTACCAGGGCCACCTCCAGCGGCCCAGCGACGGGGCCGAGCCCAAGAAGATCGCCTGGCTGCAGTGCGTGGGCAGCCGCGACATCAACCACTGCGACAACGGCTACTGCTCGGCGGTGTGCTGCATGTACGCCATCAAGGAGGCGGTGATCGCCAAGGAGCACGCCTCCGAGGAGCTGGACGCCACCATCTTCTTCATGGACATGCGCACCTACGGCAAGGACTTCGAGAAGTACTACAACCGGGCCGAGAACGAGAAGGGGGTGCGCTTCGTGCGCTCCCGCGTGCACTCGGTGGACCCGGCCGAGGACGACCGCCTGCGCATCGAATACGTCACCGAGGACGGCGAACCCAAGGAAGAAGAGTTCGACATGGTGGTGCTGTCGGTGGGCCTGCAGACCGGCCCCGAGGCCATCGAGACGGCGCACCGCCTGGGCATCGACCTCACCGGCTACAACTTCAGCGAGACCAGTTCCTTCGCCCCGGTGGGCACCAGCCGGGAAGGCATCTTCGCCTGCGGCGCCTTTGCCGGTCCCAAGGACATCCCCCAGGCGGTGATGGAGGCCTCCGCCGCCGCCTGCGTGGCCAGCCTGGATCTGGCCGAGGCCCGGGGCAGCCTGAGCAAGGAAGTCTCCTACCCCATGGAAAAGGACGTGAGCGACGAGCAGCCCCGGGTGGGGGTGTTCGTGTGCAACTGCGGCATCAACATCGGGGGCATCGTGGACGTGCCCGCGGTGCGCGAGTACGCCGCCACCTTGCCCTACGTGGCCTTTGTGGACGACAACCTGTTCACCTGCTCCCAGGACACCCAGAACAAGATCAAGGAAAAGATCGAGGAGAACAACCTCAACCGGGTGGTGGTGGCCTCTTGCAGCCCCCGCACCCACGAGCCCATGTTCCAGGAGACGATCCGCGAGGCGGGCCTGAACAAGTACCTGTTCGAGATGGCCAACATCCGCGACCAGGACTCCTGGGTGCACCAGGGCGAGCCGGAAAAGGCCACCGCCAAGGCCAAGGACCTAGTGCGCATGGCCGTGGCCAAGGCCACCCTCATCGAGCCGCTGCACCAGGTGGAGCTGCCCCTGGAAAAGAGCGCCATCGTGGTGGGCGGCGGCGTGGCCGGCATGAGCGCGGCGCTCAACCTGGCCGGCGCGGGCTATCCGGTGCACCTGGTGGAAAAGAGCGGCGAGCTGGGCGGCAACGCCCGCTACCTGCTCAACTCCTGGAAGGGCGAGGCCGTGGCCCCCTACCTGGAGGAGTTGGTGGGCAAGGTCAACGCCCAGCCCAACATCACCGTGCACCTGAACAGCGAACTCACCGCCTTCAAGGGCTTCGTGGGCAACTACGTGAGCAGCATAACCGCCGAGGGCGGCAAGGAGACCACCGTGGAGCACGGGGTCATCGTGCTGGCCACCGGCGGCCACGAGCTGAGGCCCAGCGAGTACCTCTACGGCCAGAGCGACGCGGTGATCACCTCTCTCGAGATGGACATGGAGCTCAAGGGCAACCCCGACGCGCCCAAGGCCTGGGACTCGGTGGCCTTCATCCAGTGCGTGGGCTCCCGCGAGCCCGAGCGGCCCTATTGCAGCCGTTTGTGCTGCACCCACTCGGTGGAGAGCGCCATCAAGGTCAAGGAGGCCAACCCCGAGGCCAACGTGTACATCCTCTACCGCGACATCCGCACCTACGGGGTGCGCGAGGATCTGTACAAGAAGGCCCGCGAGGCCGGGGTGCTGTTCATCCGCTACAACCTGGACGACAAGCCCCAGGTGAGCGAGGAGGGCGGCAAGCTGACGGTTACCGCCACCGACCACGTGCTGGGCCGCCCGGTCAGCTTCGACGTGGACCGGCTGGTGCTGGCCGCGGCCATCGTGCCCAACGAGGTGCACAAGCTGGCCGAGGCCATGAAGACCCCGCTCAACGCCGAGGGCTTCTACCTGGAGGCCCACGCCAAGCTCCGGCCGGTGGACTTCGCCACCGAGGGCCTGTACCAGGCGGGCCTGGCCCACTATCCCAAGCCCATCGATGAGGCCATCGCCCAGGCCAACGCCGCGGCAGGACGGGCCATGACCGTGCTGGCCAAGAGCGTCATCCGCGTGGGCGGCGTGGTAGCCACGGTGGACCCCAAGAAGTGCTCGGTGTGCCTCACCTGCGTGCGCACCTGCCCCTACGGGGTGCCCAAGATCGTGGACGGCGCGGCCCACATCGAGGTGGCCCAGTGCTACGGCTGCGGAGCCTGCGCCGCCGAGTGTCCGGGCAAGGCCATTACCCTGCAACACTTCACCGACGCCCAGATCCTGGCCAAGGAACGGGCTGCGATGAACTGA